The Bacteroidota bacterium genome includes the window GAGGTGATACTACCGATAGTTCTTTTAATTGCGAAAGTGCAATTACATCGCCATTGTTAAAATCGAAGTTACGCCCGGGCTTCATGCCTTTGTAAGGTTTTGTGGTTTTTTGTGTCCACATGAAAAAACTGTTCGTAGCTGTTCCGCTAAAATCATTCATTACCCCGTTTTTCAGGCCATTTCCTGCGCCCAGCATAATAACCAACATAAAAATTCCCCAACCTACTCCAAGTGAAGTAAGCAAAGTACGCAACTTGTTCTTTTTAATGGTTGCGTATATTTCTTGCCAGTTATCGCGGTCGAGTATCATTATTCAGTTCTTAATGCTTCAATTGGTTCAACTTTGGCAGCGCGCAATGCCGGAAAAAATCCTGCTAAAGCGCCTGCAACAATAATCATAAAAGTAGCCGAAATTGCTAAGGTAAAATTCACCTCAGGATGTTTAAAAAAATCTCCTTCAATATTATCACTCATTAACTGCAACAATCCTACACCCAGCAAAAGTCCAATATATCCGGCAACAGCAGTAATAAAAACAGATTCTTGAACGATTAACATAACAATTGAAGAGGGTGTTGCTCCCAAAGCTTTTCGTATTCCAATTTCCTTGGTGCGCTCTTTTACAATAATCATCATAATATTACTTACACCTACTATTCCTGCAATGAGAGTAAATATCCCAATAATCCAAATAAAAATTTTTATCCCATCGAGCATGGTCATAATTCGCTTATACTCTTCGCTCCAGTTTTCAACTCGAACAGCGCTTAAATCGGCCGGATTAAAATTGTGTTTTGTTGCAAGACTGGTTCTAATTTCTTCCACCAATGCATCCCCATTTTCAAAAGACTCATCGTCCATACTTGCCCACACATTTCCAATGTTATTGGTTCCTCCATAGGCACGCTGATAAGTGGTTAAAGGAACATAAATGCGTGTAAGGTCTCCATTTCCAGGATCTGTAAATACGCCAATAACTTTGTATTGGGTTCCGGCAACGTCAATAAATTTATTGATTGGATTTTCATCGGCAAATAATTCGTCGCGCACAGGATAGCCAATGCAACACACTTTTCGGTGTTCTTTAATATCGAGTTCATTAATAAATCGACCGCTAGTGATGCTTGCATTTTCAAGGTAATCGTGATCGGGCATTACCGACCGTAACATGTAGGCTCCGTGTCGTTGTTTATAGCTCATCATTACCGAAGAGCCACCTAATCCGGCACTCGAATAAACCAAGTGTTTCGAAAGGTTACGCACCAACAAATAATCTTCGGTGGTGAGTTGAATTCTTTTTCCGG containing:
- a CDS encoding ABC transporter permease, with the protein product MFDRDKWQEILGTISKNKLRTFLTAFSVAWGIFILIVLLGAGQGLRNGAESQFLRDAVNSINIEGGQTTMPYKGIQPGKRIQLTTEDYLLVRNLSKHLVYSSAGLGGSSVMMSYKQRHGAYMLRSVMPDHDYLENASITSGRFINELDIKEHRKVCCIGYPVRDELFADENPINKFIDVAGTQYKVIGVFTDPGNGDLTRIYVPLTTYQRAYGGTNNIGNVWASMDDESFENGDALVEEIRTSLATKHNFNPADLSAVRVENWSEEYKRIMTMLDGIKIFIWIIGIFTLIAGIVGVSNIMMIIVKERTKEIGIRKALGATPSSIVMLIVQESVFITAVAGYIGLLLGVGLLQLMSDNIEGDFFKHPEVNFTLAISATFMIIVAGALAGFFPALRAAKVEPIEALRTE